A genomic window from Aquila chrysaetos chrysaetos chromosome 9, bAquChr1.4, whole genome shotgun sequence includes:
- the ZNF319 gene encoding zinc finger protein 319 has protein sequence MSESWQQQQQQPQQPPPPQQHHAGAAALPEHSIPPSTADNPLGCAVYGILLQPDPGLQHHQHAPIQAGEPSHKCGVCGHDLAHLSNPHEHQCLPGHDRSFQCTQCLKIFHQATDLLEHQCIQVEQKPFVCGVCKMGFSLLTSLAQHHNVHNGNAMKCSICEKTYKPPEAEHSQPLDPSEKPYSCSICQKTFKHLSELSRHERIHTGEKPYKCTLCDKSFSQSSHLVHHKRTHSSERPYKCTVCEKTFKHRSHLVRHMYAHSGEHLFKCNVCELHFKESSELLQHPCTPSGERPFRCGECQKAFKRPSDLRQHERTHSEERPFKCDLCQMSFKQQYALMRHRRTHKAEEPFKCNLCEKGFVQPSHLVYHQHVHGIENLFKCNVCQKGFNQSSELLRHKCVQNAERPFKCAVCNKSYKRASALQKHQLAHCAEKPLKCTLCERRFFSSSEFVQHRCDPAREKPLKCPDCEKRFKYASDLQRHRRVHTGEKPYKCPSCEKAFKQREHLNKHHSVHAREQQYKCMWCGERFLDLGLLQEHSVQHTAEGAYQVAACLP, from the coding sequence CCGCAGCAGCACCACGCTGGGGCAGCCGCCCTCCCAGAGCACTCCATCCCGCCCAGCACTGCTGACAACCCCTTGGGCTGTGCTGTCTACGGCATCCTGCTCCAGCCGGACCCAGGTCTGCAGCACCACCAGCACGCCCCCATCCAGGCTGGAGAGCCGTCCCACAAATGCGGTGTGTGTGGCCACGACCTTGCTCACCTCTCCAACCCCCATGAGCACCAGTGCTTGCCAGGCCATGACCGCTCTTTCCAGTGTACCCAGTGCCTGAAGATCTTCCACCAGGCCACCGACCTCCTCGAACACCAGTGCATCCAGGTGGAGCAGAAGCCCTTTGTGTGCGGCGTCTGCAAGATGGGCTTCTCCCTCCTGACCTCGCTGGCGCAGCACCACAATGTCCACAATGGCAACGCCATGAAGTGCTCTATCTGTGAAAAGACCTACAAGCCTCCCGAGGCAGAACATTCGCAGCCTCTTGACCCCTCGGAGAAGCCCTACAGCTGCTCCATCTGTCAGAAAACCTTCAAGCACCTCTCGGAGCTGTCCCGGCACGAGCGCATCCACACAGGTGAGAAGCCGTACAAGTGCACGCTGTGCGACAAGAGCTTCAGCCAGTCATCCCACCTGGTGCACCACAAACGGACGCACAGCTCGGAGCGGCCCTACAAATGCACCGTGTGCGAGAAGACCTTCAAGCACCGCTCCCACCTGGTGCGCCACATGTACGCGCACTCAGGGGAGCACCTCTTCAAGTGCAACGTCTGCGAGCTGCACTTCAAGGAGTCAtcggagctgctgcagcaccccTGCACGCCCAGCGGGGAACGGCCCTTCCGCTGCGGCGAGTGCCAGAAGGCCTTCAAGCGCCCCTCGGACCTGCGGCAGCACGAGCGCACGCACAGCGAGGAGCGGCCCTTCAAGTGTGACCTCTGCCAGATGAGCTTCAAGCAGCAGTATGCGCTCATGCGCCATCGCCGCACGCACAAAGCTGAGGAGCCCTTCAAGTGCAACCTGTGCGAGAAGGGCTTCGTGCAGCCCTCGCACTTGGTGTACCACCAGCACGTGCACGGCATAGAAAACCTCTTCAAGTGCAACGTGTGCCAGAAAGGCTTCAACCAATCCTCAGAGCTGCTGCGGCACAAGTGCGTGCAGAACGCAGAGCGGCCCTTCAAGTGCGCGGTGTGCAACAAGTCCTACAAGCGGGCCTCGGCTCTGCAGAAGCACCAGCTGGCCCACTGCGCCGAGAAGCCGCTCAAGTGCACGCTCTGCGAAAGAcgtttcttctcctcctccgaGTTCGTGCAGCACCGCTGCGACCCGGCCCGCGAGAAGCCCCTCAAGTGCCCCGACTGTGAAAAGCGGTTCAAGTACGCCTCGGACCTGCAGCGCCACCGGCGCGTGCACACGGGCGAGAAGCCCTACAAGTGCCCCTCCTGCGAGAAGGCCTTCAAGCAGCGCGAGCACCTCAACAAGCACCACAGTGTGCATGCCCGGGAGCAGCAGTACAAGTGCATGTGGTGTGGGGAACGGTTCCTGGACTTGGgcctgctgcaggagcacagcGTCCAGCACACGGCCGAGGGCGCCTACCAGGTGGCTGCCTGCTTGCCGTGA